A genome region from Deinococcus sp. HSC-46F16 includes the following:
- a CDS encoding histidine kinase N-terminal 7TM domain-containing protein → MTDALASSFATWLLGSALAALLTARFAWRRRRAPGAIPLTLLLLALAVWTLTYALHWLAAPPGPVFWLDATFFGVVAVPALVWRLTREFTQPGRPMTRLAWASLLAVPGLTWGLLLLGDPGGLLFGSGAAQDLHTRLAGGPWFRVVVLHSYALVGLSALALGQFWLRASGVYRWQAGVLLAGLCVPWGVNFVSVLGERPSPDFDLTPMLFMATALVFLWGLLGFRLFDLVPVARHLLVEQMGEGVVVLDAQERVVDLNAAARRLADPTRRSPIGRPAAEVFEHWSVALASRGGLDEGDTELTVDGRALEVRVSHLRDWRGHSQGQVIVWRDVTRQRRAEAALRQAHEQLQVRLAEIERLQAELREQSVRDPLTGLHNRRYLSGALEALRGQPFSVVLLDIDHFKGVNDSLGHAGGDAVLRAVAGHLAGAAQIGETVCRYGGEEFVVLLPGRGTDAALAWAEDWRQAIASRGVAVDGERVPVTLSLGIAAAPEHGTDPDRVLLAADGALYAAKEGGRNQCRVAPAPAPEGTSPEAPALECPP, encoded by the coding sequence GTGACCGACGCCCTGGCGTCCTCCTTCGCGACGTGGCTGCTGGGCTCGGCGCTCGCCGCGCTGCTCACGGCGCGGTTCGCGTGGCGGCGGCGCCGGGCGCCGGGGGCCATCCCCCTGACCCTGCTGCTGCTCGCGCTGGCGGTGTGGACCCTGACCTACGCCCTGCACTGGTTGGCCGCGCCGCCCGGCCCGGTCTTCTGGCTGGACGCCACCTTTTTCGGGGTGGTGGCGGTACCCGCCCTCGTGTGGCGGCTCACGCGCGAGTTCACCCAGCCGGGCCGCCCGATGACGCGGCTGGCCTGGGCCTCGCTGCTCGCGGTGCCGGGGCTCACCTGGGGGCTGCTGCTGCTCGGCGACCCCGGCGGGCTGCTGTTTGGCAGCGGCGCGGCGCAAGACCTCCACACCCGGCTGGCCGGGGGGCCGTGGTTCCGGGTGGTGGTGCTGCACAGCTACGCGCTCGTGGGGTTGAGTGCGCTGGCCCTGGGGCAATTCTGGCTGCGGGCGTCGGGCGTCTACCGGTGGCAGGCCGGGGTGCTGCTCGCGGGGCTGTGCGTGCCGTGGGGGGTCAATTTCGTGAGCGTGCTGGGAGAGCGGCCCTCCCCGGACTTCGACCTCACCCCCATGCTGTTTATGGCGACGGCGCTGGTCTTCCTGTGGGGGCTGCTGGGATTCCGGCTGTTTGATCTCGTGCCGGTGGCGCGGCACCTGCTCGTCGAACAGATGGGCGAGGGCGTGGTAGTGCTCGACGCGCAGGAGCGGGTGGTGGACCTCAATGCCGCCGCTCGGCGGCTGGCGGATCCCACGCGGCGCTCGCCCATCGGGCGCCCGGCCGCCGAGGTCTTCGAGCACTGGAGTGTGGCGCTCGCTTCACGCGGCGGGCTGGACGAGGGCGACACCGAGCTGACCGTGGACGGCCGCGCCCTGGAGGTGCGCGTCTCGCACCTGCGCGACTGGCGGGGCCACTCGCAGGGGCAGGTCATCGTGTGGCGCGACGTGACCCGGCAGCGGCGGGCCGAGGCCGCGCTGCGTCAGGCGCACGAGCAGCTTCAGGTGCGCCTCGCCGAGATCGAACGCCTGCAAGCCGAGCTGCGCGAGCAGAGCGTGCGGGACCCCCTCACCGGGCTGCACAACCGCCGTTACCTCAGCGGGGCGCTCGAAGCCTTGCGGGGGCAGCCGTTCAGCGTGGTGCTGCTGGACATCGACCATTTCAAGGGCGTCAACGATTCGCTCGGGCACGCGGGTGGCGACGCGGTGCTGCGGGCGGTGGCGGGCCACCTCGCGGGGGCCGCGCAGATCGGCGAAACGGTCTGCCGCTACGGGGGCGAGGAATTCGTGGTGCTGCTGCCGGGCAGGGGGACCGACGCCGCCCTCGCGTGGGCGGAAGACTGGCGGCAGGCGATCGCGTCACGGGGAGTCGCGGTGGACGGCGAGCGGGTGCCCGTCACCTTGTCCCTGGGAATCGCCGCGGCGCCTGAGCACGGCACCGACCCCGACCGGGTGCTGCTCGCCGCCGACGGAGCGCTGTACGCCGCCAAGGAGGGCGGCCGCAACCAGTGCCGGGTGGCCCCCGCTCCCGCCCCGGAGGGCACATCCCCGGAGGCGCCTGCTCTAGAGTGCCCCCCATGA
- a CDS encoding GreA/GreB family elongation factor, producing MAEEVQMTAEGYQRLQDTLDKERQRRDDAIAQIAATRDDAMDLEDRNLETAQIDLPSMEARILELEDVLARAVIVEGTPEQDGQITLGSLVVLRDDERDREMEVRLVSAVEVDALAEGATQVSEDSPVGQALMGRRVGESFEVTQGERQLRYTVKSVG from the coding sequence ATGGCAGAAGAAGTGCAGATGACGGCGGAAGGCTACCAGCGCCTTCAGGACACGCTCGACAAGGAACGGCAGCGGCGCGACGACGCCATCGCCCAGATCGCCGCCACCCGCGACGACGCGATGGACCTTGAAGACCGCAACCTCGAAACCGCCCAGATCGACCTTCCCAGCATGGAGGCCCGGATTCTGGAACTCGAGGACGTGCTGGCCCGCGCCGTGATCGTGGAGGGCACGCCGGAGCAGGATGGCCAGATCACCCTGGGATCCCTGGTCGTCCTGCGCGACGACGAGCGTGACCGGGAGATGGAGGTTCGCCTCGTGAGCGCGGTCGAGGTCGATGCCCTCGCGGAAGGGGCCACCCAGGTCAGCGAGGACAGCCCGGTCGGGCAGGCCCTGATGGGCCGCCGGGTGGGGGAGAGCTTCGAGGTCACGCAGGGCGAGCGGCAGCTCCGGTACACCGTCAAGAGCGTGGGATAA
- a CDS encoding 1,4-dihydroxy-6-naphthoate synthase, whose translation MTSLPAALDLGYSFCPNDTFIFYALHAGRVPAPLPVQERLEDVQTLNEWAREGRLPVTKISYRAYFEVMDRYVALRSGGALGRGVGPLVVAREELGDLNGRRVASPGNLTTADLLLRLAYPEVQLTPMRYDEVMPAVARGEYDAGLIIHESRFTYQDHGLVKLMDLGAWWEGETGLPLPLGAILVRRDLPPGVQRGLNAAVRESLEYAYAHPAEPKAYIRQHALEMSDEVMQAHIDLYVNDFSRDVGEEGEWAVRELYRRAVAVGAARPSNLPLFVQE comes from the coding sequence ATGACCAGCCTTCCCGCCGCCCTCGACCTCGGCTACTCCTTTTGCCCCAACGACACCTTCATCTTCTACGCCCTGCACGCGGGGCGGGTGCCCGCCCCGCTGCCGGTGCAGGAGCGGCTCGAAGACGTGCAAACCCTCAACGAGTGGGCGCGGGAGGGCCGCCTCCCCGTCACCAAGATCAGCTACCGCGCCTACTTCGAGGTGATGGACCGCTACGTCGCCCTGCGCTCGGGCGGGGCGCTGGGGCGGGGCGTGGGGCCGCTGGTGGTGGCGCGGGAGGAACTGGGGGACCTCAACGGCAGGCGGGTCGCCTCGCCGGGCAACCTCACGACCGCCGACCTGCTGCTGCGGCTGGCCTACCCGGAGGTGCAGCTCACGCCGATGCGCTACGACGAGGTCATGCCCGCCGTGGCGCGGGGTGAGTACGACGCGGGCCTGATCATCCACGAGTCGCGCTTCACCTATCAGGACCATGGGCTGGTCAAGTTGATGGACCTCGGCGCGTGGTGGGAGGGCGAGACGGGGCTGCCCCTCCCGCTGGGGGCGATTCTGGTGCGGCGCGACCTGCCGCCAGGGGTGCAGCGCGGCCTGAATGCGGCGGTGCGGGAGAGTCTGGAGTACGCCTACGCGCACCCCGCCGAGCCCAAGGCCTACATTCGGCAGCACGCGCTGGAGATGAGCGACGAGGTGATGCAGGCGCACATCGACCTGTATGTGAACGACTTTTCGCGCGACGTGGGCGAGGAAGGCGAGTGGGCCGTGCGCGAGTTGTACCGCCGGGCGGTGGCGGTGGGGGCGGCGCGGCCCTCGAACCTTCCCCTTTTCGTGCAGGAATGA
- a CDS encoding bifunctional riboflavin kinase/FAD synthetase encodes MKTYVSPTGRPDTETVVAVGSFDGVHLGHQALLAQLKERGRVHRVPTVVYTFDPPTRVLTQGVEFLSTLPEKLALLARYGIDETIAVPFTREFAARPKEAFLEDLRALRPRAVVVGEDFHFGRGRAGGVDDLRGVTRDVVTVPMHQLGGEDIKSTRIREYLRGGDVEGARRLLGRHYDAQGVVVPGDKLGRQLGWPTANIQVPEGKALPLGVYAVVAITERGPGNQQRHHGVANVGFRPTVNGTERRFEVHFLDFEGDLYGEEVGVKFFARLRGEQKFSGLDELKAQIGRDAQAAREALRDVE; translated from the coding sequence ATGAAAACCTACGTGTCCCCCACCGGGCGCCCCGACACCGAGACGGTGGTGGCGGTCGGCTCCTTTGACGGGGTGCATCTGGGGCACCAGGCGCTGCTCGCGCAGCTCAAGGAGCGGGGGCGGGTGCACCGGGTCCCCACGGTGGTCTACACCTTCGATCCCCCCACCCGCGTGTTGACCCAGGGGGTCGAGTTCCTGTCCACCCTGCCCGAGAAGCTGGCACTGCTGGCCCGCTACGGCATCGACGAGACCATCGCCGTGCCCTTTACCCGCGAGTTCGCCGCCCGGCCCAAGGAGGCCTTTCTGGAAGACCTGCGGGCGCTGCGGCCCCGCGCGGTCGTGGTGGGCGAGGACTTCCACTTCGGGCGTGGGCGGGCGGGGGGCGTGGACGACCTGCGCGGCGTGACCCGCGACGTGGTGACGGTGCCCATGCACCAGCTCGGCGGCGAGGACATCAAGAGCACCCGCATCCGCGAGTATCTGCGCGGGGGCGACGTGGAGGGTGCCCGCCGCCTGCTGGGCCGCCACTACGACGCGCAGGGGGTGGTGGTCCCCGGCGACAAACTCGGCCGCCAGCTCGGCTGGCCCACCGCCAACATTCAGGTGCCGGAGGGCAAGGCTCTCCCCCTGGGCGTCTACGCGGTCGTCGCCATCACCGAGCGCGGGCCAGGCAATCAGCAGCGCCACCACGGGGTGGCCAACGTCGGCTTCCGGCCCACCGTGAACGGGACCGAGCGCCGCTTCGAGGTGCATTTTCTCGATTTCGAGGGGGACCTCTACGGCGAGGAGGTGGGCGTCAAGTTCTTCGCCCGCCTGCGTGGGGAACAGAAGTTCAGCGGCCTGGACGAGCTGAAGGCGCAGATTGGGCGGGACGCGCAGGCGGCGCGGGAGGCGCTGCGGGACGTGGAGTAG
- a CDS encoding sorbosone dehydrogenase family protein yields MHKPMLAALTVALGTLGAALAQGSASPTGPGPAQTTIPTPRPLPAPEPPVTVTATRNEPRALGFTPDKLARLKVPAGFQIKVMATNLGNARMMHVMPDGGIYLTRRQQNDIWYLKDVNKDGLFDAGERRMVAQNLKLVHGLDVKGGKLYAVGEKTIWVMDMSRDGGLSVPRVFADGFPDAGQHPARSLKWGPDGYLYASFGSTNNDSPTQNPEEATILRIRPDGQWREVYARGLRHTVGFGWHPVTGTMYGLDMSMDWHGDDLPPEELNVIQRGRNYGWPFCYADRRPDPYTNSSQIPGKITKAEYCDLTQGSLLTYTAHASPIALNFYTATQFPAEYRNDAFVAFRGSWNRSAPSGYEIGRINFDAQNRPTAIQPFVTGFVYQEGGEWKQFGRVAGVATYTDGSLLFTDDQSGVIYRVLYTGGQ; encoded by the coding sequence ATGCACAAGCCCATGCTCGCTGCCCTGACGGTCGCGCTCGGTACCCTGGGGGCGGCCCTGGCCCAGGGCTCGGCCTCGCCCACCGGCCCCGGCCCCGCCCAGACGACCATCCCCACCCCGCGCCCGCTGCCCGCCCCCGAGCCGCCCGTTACCGTGACGGCCACCCGCAACGAGCCCCGCGCCCTGGGCTTCACACCCGACAAGCTCGCCCGGCTGAAGGTTCCGGCGGGCTTCCAGATCAAGGTGATGGCGACGAACCTCGGCAACGCGCGGATGATGCACGTGATGCCCGACGGCGGGATTTACCTCACCCGGCGCCAGCAGAACGACATCTGGTACCTCAAGGACGTCAACAAGGACGGCCTCTTCGACGCGGGCGAGCGCCGCATGGTCGCGCAGAACCTCAAGCTGGTGCACGGGCTGGACGTGAAGGGCGGCAAGCTCTACGCGGTGGGCGAGAAGACCATCTGGGTGATGGACATGAGCCGTGACGGGGGCCTCAGCGTGCCGCGCGTCTTCGCGGACGGCTTCCCCGACGCCGGGCAGCACCCCGCCCGCAGCCTGAAGTGGGGGCCGGACGGCTACCTCTACGCCTCCTTCGGCTCCACCAACAACGATTCCCCAACCCAGAACCCCGAGGAGGCGACCATCCTGCGCATTCGCCCCGACGGGCAGTGGCGCGAGGTGTACGCGCGGGGGCTGCGCCACACCGTCGGCTTCGGGTGGCACCCGGTCACGGGGACGATGTACGGCCTGGACATGAGCATGGACTGGCACGGCGACGACCTCCCACCCGAGGAGCTGAACGTGATCCAGCGCGGGCGCAACTACGGCTGGCCCTTCTGCTACGCCGACCGCCGCCCCGACCCCTACACCAACTCCAGCCAGATTCCCGGCAAGATCACCAAGGCCGAGTACTGCGACCTGACCCAGGGCAGCCTGCTGACGTACACGGCGCACGCCTCGCCCATCGCCCTGAACTTCTACACGGCGACCCAGTTCCCCGCCGAGTACCGCAATGACGCCTTCGTCGCCTTCCGGGGCTCGTGGAACCGCTCGGCGCCCAGTGGCTATGAGATCGGCCGCATCAACTTCGACGCGCAGAACCGGCCCACCGCCATTCAGCCCTTCGTGACGGGCTTCGTGTATCAGGAAGGCGGCGAGTGGAAGCAGTTCGGGCGCGTGGCGGGTGTGGCGACCTACACCGACGGCAGCCTGCTCTTTACCGATGACCAAAGCGGCGTGATCTACCGCGTGCTGTACACGGGAGGCCAGTGA
- a CDS encoding ABC transporter permease, translating to MTLFALELRKLLRRRSAQLGLLVCFLLPLLWPWAPRVEALFGVELVSGWQLPAVSLGVLVQFLLPLFIAVTCAELIGSEVSGGTLAPLLLRPVNRTRVLTGKLLVALLYPLLLVLATVAGSLLAGLFLGLGPFTGGTGLGPGFFQGVGVLTPGQALGQVLRASLLAAIMLLPVASLAVLFGVLYLNTAAAALATLASLNILRLFAVFPEWVQRLLPTTHFDLYARQTDVASGLILLLIYTVGFGVLAALAFERRDV from the coding sequence ATGACCCTCTTCGCGCTGGAACTCCGGAAATTACTGCGGCGGCGCAGCGCCCAGTTGGGGCTGCTGGTGTGCTTCCTGCTGCCGCTGCTGTGGCCCTGGGCGCCCCGCGTGGAGGCCCTCTTCGGGGTGGAGCTGGTGAGTGGGTGGCAGCTTCCGGCGGTCAGCCTGGGCGTGCTGGTGCAGTTTCTGCTGCCCCTCTTCATCGCCGTGACGTGCGCGGAACTCATCGGGTCGGAGGTCAGCGGGGGCACGCTCGCGCCGCTGCTGCTGCGGCCGGTCAACCGCACGCGCGTGCTGACGGGCAAGCTGCTCGTCGCGCTGCTGTACCCGCTGCTGCTGGTGCTGGCGACGGTGGCGGGGTCGCTGCTCGCGGGCCTGTTCTTGGGGCTGGGGCCGTTTACCGGGGGGACCGGGCTGGGGCCGGGGTTTTTTCAGGGCGTCGGTGTACTCACGCCGGGGCAAGCGCTGGGGCAGGTGCTCCGCGCCTCGCTCCTGGCCGCGATCATGCTGCTGCCCGTCGCCAGCCTCGCGGTGCTGTTCGGGGTGCTGTACCTCAACACCGCCGCCGCCGCGCTCGCGACGCTGGCGAGCCTGAACATCCTGCGCCTGTTCGCCGTCTTTCCCGAGTGGGTGCAGCGGCTGCTCCCGACCACCCACTTCGACCTGTACGCCCGTCAGACGGACGTGGCCTCGGGGCTGATCCTGCTGCTGATCTACACCGTGGGCTTCGGGGTGCTGGCGGCGCTGGCCTTCGAGCGGCGGGACGTGTAA
- a CDS encoding superoxide dismutase family protein, with amino-acid sequence MKLQTKRYFALGALALGAAVAGGAGAPMTMAPASTPLSATAVMRDPAGQALGTARFVQQGMGVQVTVEVRGLTPGQHGMHVHEYGRCTPGVDEATNTIVPFGGAGGHFDPGMSKNHDDPQAPNKYGHGGDAPMLNVGADGVGRASFTTGKFSLTGMNGALNRTLVIHARPDDYKSDPAGMSGARERCGVITRDTFTATDYTLPGAQDFPEGVAYDARRGVIYTGSAVNGTIYAINAATGVVSKFQEGGALGRQAALGLKVDTQGRLWIAGGAQGTVSILTPDGMTLKVLETPKSPNPYINDLTPAPDGNVYVTDSNRPVIFRVDRNLNLTAWLNLAGTPIKYGPGVNLNGLVPTPDGRALLAVQTNTGELWRIDLRTKAVRRVMTGLTNGDGLLLDGRTLYITRNKDQVVSKVSLSADYGTGQLVAEEPLRGLRFPATLAMVGNDLVVTQAQLDRNMAGIPPETPFRLTRFGKF; translated from the coding sequence ATGAAGCTTCAGACCAAGCGGTATTTCGCTCTGGGTGCCCTCGCGCTGGGTGCGGCGGTGGCGGGCGGGGCCGGTGCCCCCATGACGATGGCCCCGGCCAGCACGCCCTTGAGCGCGACGGCGGTCATGCGTGATCCCGCCGGGCAAGCGCTGGGGACCGCCCGCTTTGTCCAGCAGGGGATGGGCGTGCAGGTCACGGTGGAGGTGCGCGGCCTGACGCCCGGCCAGCACGGCATGCACGTCCACGAGTACGGGCGCTGCACCCCCGGCGTGGACGAGGCCACGAACACCATCGTGCCCTTCGGCGGGGCAGGCGGGCACTTTGACCCCGGCATGAGCAAGAACCACGACGACCCGCAGGCCCCCAACAAGTACGGGCACGGCGGCGACGCCCCCATGCTGAATGTGGGCGCCGACGGGGTGGGCCGCGCGAGCTTCACGACCGGAAAGTTCAGCCTGACCGGGATGAACGGGGCGCTGAACCGCACCCTGGTCATCCACGCCCGCCCCGACGACTACAAGTCCGACCCGGCGGGCATGTCGGGCGCCCGCGAGCGCTGCGGCGTGATCACGCGCGACACCTTCACGGCGACCGACTACACCCTCCCCGGCGCTCAGGACTTCCCGGAAGGCGTGGCTTACGATGCCCGCCGGGGCGTGATCTACACCGGCAGCGCCGTGAACGGCACCATCTACGCGATCAACGCCGCGACCGGTGTGGTCAGCAAGTTCCAGGAAGGCGGGGCGCTGGGGCGTCAGGCCGCGCTGGGGCTGAAGGTGGACACGCAGGGCCGCCTGTGGATCGCGGGCGGAGCGCAGGGCACGGTGAGCATCCTGACGCCCGACGGCATGACCCTGAAGGTGCTGGAGACGCCCAAGTCGCCCAACCCCTATATCAACGACCTCACGCCCGCCCCTGACGGCAACGTGTACGTCACCGACTCCAACCGCCCGGTGATTTTCCGGGTGGACCGCAACCTGAACCTGACGGCGTGGCTGAATCTCGCCGGGACGCCCATCAAGTACGGCCCCGGCGTGAACCTTAACGGCCTCGTGCCCACCCCCGACGGGCGGGCGTTGCTGGCGGTGCAGACGAACACGGGTGAGCTGTGGCGCATCGACCTGCGGACGAAGGCCGTGCGCCGGGTGATGACGGGCCTGACCAACGGCGACGGCCTGCTGCTCGACGGCCGCACCCTCTACATCACCCGCAACAAGGATCAGGTTGTGAGCAAGGTCAGCCTCTCGGCCGACTACGGGACGGGCCAACTCGTCGCAGAGGAACCCCTGCGCGGCCTGCGCTTCCCGGCGACGCTGGCGATGGTCGGGAATGACCTCGTGGTGACGCAGGCGCAACTGGACCGCAACATGGCGGGGATTCCGCCGGAGACGCCCTTCCGGTTGACGCGCTTCGGCAAGTTCTGA
- a CDS encoding ATP/GTP-binding protein, with translation MSTINFAAREINCKIVYYGPGMSGKTTNLKHVFSKVPGHLRGEMVSLATEDERTLFFDFLPLDLGTVQGFKTRFHLYTVPGQVFYNASRKLILRGVDGIVFVADSSPNRLRANAESMRNLRENLAEHGIDVRDVPIVLQINKRDIEGALPTEMIRAVVDPKKELILFEATAHNGGGVFETLKSVSKLVLDRLSQNK, from the coding sequence ATGAGCACCATCAACTTCGCGGCCCGCGAGATCAACTGCAAGATCGTCTACTACGGCCCCGGCATGTCCGGCAAGACGACCAACCTCAAGCACGTCTTTTCCAAGGTGCCCGGCCACCTGCGCGGCGAGATGGTCTCGCTCGCCACCGAGGACGAGCGCACCCTCTTCTTCGACTTCCTGCCGCTGGACCTGGGCACCGTGCAGGGCTTCAAGACGCGCTTTCACCTGTACACCGTGCCAGGACAGGTCTTCTACAATGCCAGCCGCAAGCTGATCTTGCGCGGGGTGGACGGCATCGTCTTCGTGGCCGACTCGTCCCCCAACCGCCTGCGGGCCAACGCCGAGAGCATGCGCAACCTGCGCGAGAACCTCGCCGAGCACGGCATCGACGTGCGTGACGTGCCCATCGTCCTCCAGATCAACAAACGCGACATCGAGGGAGCACTGCCCACCGAGATGATCCGCGCGGTGGTGGACCCCAAAAAGGAACTGATTCTCTTCGAGGCGACCGCGCACAACGGCGGCGGCGTGTTCGAAACCCTCAAGAGCGTGAGCAAGCTGGTGCTGGACCGGCTGTCGCAGAACAAGTAA
- a CDS encoding ATP-binding cassette domain-containing protein: MTQPPPEAPAPALEVRGLHKRYGRHSVLHDIDLAVTPGEVYALTGPNGAGKSTLIRTVTGLAFPTSGTVRLCGRDVHHDGPRARAALGAVVEAPARFHPEFTGTQNLRMHAGLAAMAPGAERVGTGRIREVLALLELTRMADRRVGEYSLGQRQRLGVASAILARPRVLILDEPTSGLDALGIGLIHRIVTDLAGDGCAVLLSTHHLREIATYAHRVGILTGGRMVDTVDLRSRQAAYRFRVGDPAGAAEWLRRLPFVSGVGTRTPYALAHLGDEARVPDALAHLSQGGFRVLEAAPDHFDLYEYYRERVEVAV; the protein is encoded by the coding sequence GTGACCCAGCCTCCCCCCGAAGCGCCCGCCCCTGCCCTGGAGGTGCGCGGCCTCCACAAGCGGTACGGACGCCACAGCGTCCTGCACGACATCGACCTCGCGGTGACTCCCGGCGAGGTCTACGCGCTGACTGGCCCCAACGGCGCGGGCAAAAGCACCCTGATTCGCACGGTGACCGGGCTGGCTTTTCCGACCTCGGGGACGGTGCGGCTGTGCGGGCGCGACGTGCACCACGACGGCCCCCGCGCCCGCGCCGCGTTGGGAGCGGTGGTGGAGGCCCCCGCCCGCTTCCACCCCGAGTTCACCGGGACCCAGAACCTGCGGATGCACGCGGGCCTCGCGGCGATGGCCCCGGGAGCCGAGCGGGTGGGCACGGGCCGCATCCGCGAGGTGCTCGCGCTGCTGGAACTTACCCGCATGGCGGACCGCCGGGTCGGAGAGTACTCGCTGGGGCAGCGGCAACGGCTGGGGGTGGCGAGCGCGATTCTGGCGCGGCCCCGTGTCCTGATTCTGGACGAGCCGACGAGCGGGCTGGACGCGCTGGGCATCGGCCTGATCCACCGCATCGTGACCGATCTGGCGGGGGACGGCTGCGCGGTGCTGCTTAGCACCCACCACCTGCGCGAGATTGCCACCTACGCGCATCGGGTCGGCATCCTGACGGGTGGGCGGATGGTGGACACGGTGGACCTGCGCTCAAGGCAGGCGGCCTACCGCTTCCGGGTGGGTGACCCGGCTGGGGCCGCCGAGTGGCTGCGGCGCCTCCCCTTCGTGAGCGGGGTGGGTACCCGCACGCCCTACGCGCTGGCGCACCTCGGGGACGAGGCGCGGGTGCCCGACGCGCTCGCGCACCTCAGCCAGGGCGGATTCCGGGTGCTGGAGGCTGCCCCCGACCACTTCGACCTCTACGAGTACTACCGCGAACGGGTGGAGGTGGCGGTATGA
- a CDS encoding NUDIX domain-containing protein, whose translation MNEGAAGSADTQVIYDGRVVRLERLQGKWEVVRHADAVAVLALSDAGEMLLVRQPRRAIGGVTLEAPAGLIDEGETPEQAARRELQEEVGLDGEMTLLTRFYSSPGFCDELLYVFAAENLRESRLPHDEDEEIEVVWMPPQEVLDGLRDGTLHGSASTVAAALYGLQRLAERRP comes from the coding sequence ATGAACGAGGGTGCGGCGGGGAGCGCGGACACGCAGGTCATCTACGACGGGCGCGTCGTGCGGCTGGAACGGCTGCAGGGCAAGTGGGAGGTCGTCCGGCACGCCGACGCGGTGGCGGTGCTGGCGCTGAGCGACGCCGGGGAGATGCTGCTGGTGCGCCAGCCCCGGCGGGCCATCGGCGGGGTGACGCTGGAAGCCCCGGCGGGCCTGATCGACGAGGGCGAGACCCCCGAGCAGGCCGCCCGCCGCGAGCTTCAGGAAGAGGTGGGACTGGATGGCGAGATGACCCTGCTGACCCGCTTCTATTCCAGCCCCGGCTTCTGCGACGAGTTGCTGTACGTGTTCGCCGCTGAGAACCTGCGCGAGAGCCGCCTCCCCCACGACGAGGACGAGGAGATCGAGGTCGTGTGGATGCCGCCGCAGGAGGTGCTGGATGGCCTGCGGGACGGCACCCTGCACGGCAGCGCGAGCACGGTGGCGGCGGCCCTCTACGGCCTTCAGCGCCTCGCGGAGCGGCGCCCATGA